One region of Bradyrhizobium betae genomic DNA includes:
- a CDS encoding Ldh family oxidoreductase, giving the protein MPIVTADRLTRIGAALLRAAGASEEEADAVAVGCVNANLAGHDSHGVIAVPTYIDRIQAGHIVPGAKWSIVQESPTTTVIDGHWGFGFHVNAKAMALTIEKARTANVAACTVFRQSHVGRLAAYPLMAMREGMIGIATADSGRSPKHVAPFGGKEARLGTNPISIAVPSDLDAPFYLDMATSAVAAGKIQLAVARGEDIPTGWIIDAEGRHTTDPTQYRKGGALLPLGGTEGYKGSGLAAMVEVLCGLLTGLGFGVEPTGRHNDGCFMAVFNVAAFRPLKEFKREVAEFAQYLKSTPPSEGSKGVYYPGEIEGLREQQRLRDGIEIEDATWDKIRALARDYRLDTVLDLA; this is encoded by the coding sequence ATGCCGATCGTTACGGCCGACCGCCTCACGCGCATCGGCGCCGCACTGCTCCGTGCCGCCGGCGCCTCCGAGGAAGAAGCCGATGCGGTCGCCGTCGGATGCGTCAACGCCAATCTCGCGGGCCACGACTCCCACGGCGTGATCGCGGTCCCCACCTACATCGACCGCATCCAGGCCGGACACATCGTTCCCGGCGCCAAATGGTCCATCGTCCAGGAATCACCGACCACGACCGTGATCGACGGCCATTGGGGCTTCGGCTTCCACGTCAACGCCAAGGCGATGGCGTTGACGATCGAGAAGGCCAGGACGGCGAATGTCGCCGCCTGCACCGTGTTCCGGCAAAGCCATGTCGGCCGCCTCGCCGCCTATCCGCTGATGGCGATGCGCGAAGGCATGATCGGGATTGCAACCGCGGATTCCGGCCGCTCGCCGAAGCATGTGGCTCCGTTCGGCGGCAAGGAAGCACGGCTCGGCACCAACCCGATCTCGATCGCGGTGCCGTCCGATCTCGACGCACCGTTCTATCTGGACATGGCGACCTCGGCGGTCGCCGCCGGCAAGATCCAGCTCGCCGTCGCGCGCGGCGAGGACATACCCACCGGATGGATCATCGACGCCGAGGGACGGCACACCACCGACCCGACCCAATATCGCAAGGGCGGCGCGCTGCTGCCGCTCGGCGGCACCGAAGGTTACAAGGGCAGCGGTCTCGCCGCGATGGTCGAGGTGCTCTGCGGCCTGCTCACAGGTCTCGGTTTCGGCGTCGAGCCCACCGGGCGACACAATGACGGCTGCTTCATGGCGGTGTTCAACGTCGCCGCGTTCCGCCCGCTGAAGGAATTCAAGCGCGAGGTCGCCGAGTTCGCGCAGTACCTGAAATCGACGCCGCCCTCCGAGGGCAGCAAGGGCGTCTACTATCCCGGCGAGATCGAGGGACTGCGCGAGCAGCAGCGTCTGCGCGACGGCATCGAGATCGAGGATGCGACCTGGGACAAGATACGCGCGCTGGCGCGCGACTACAGGCTCGACACAGTGCTCGATCTGGCCTGA
- a CDS encoding LLM class flavin-dependent oxidoreductase, protein MTRQMVLVGFLQAQNCTNLPSSWRHPDSRADSMSADYYQEIARILEAGKFHMAFFDDRLAMPDRYGNDHAHTVEYGIRCVKMDPLIVLTTMGLVTEKLGLGATCSTTYYEPFDVARRFATLDLMSGGRAGWNVVTSLNDGEALNMGRDSHPEHDSRYDKADEFMEVVLGHWDTWEDGALIMDKKSGRFADPAKVKRLDHKGAAFKSRGPFTVPRSDQGNPVIIQAGASGRGQRFAGRWGEVIFTAARNLAGAREGYAAVRNEAAKAGRDPDQMFLCNLTTPVCAATKAEAEDKMALINKLPLEIDALSLLAEALNYDFASKDLDEPLTTDELKSMQGILGIRDGVLKNSGKSNPSARDFVTFSGRGQVHDAMVGGPREIADRLEEMFVERGCDGFVIAATYVPGSYADFVQHVVPELQRRGLFQKEYRGKTLRENLGLKRPAAGAWKVQPRDAAE, encoded by the coding sequence ATGACGCGACAGATGGTCCTTGTCGGCTTCCTCCAGGCGCAGAACTGCACCAACTTGCCAAGCTCCTGGCGGCATCCGGACTCGCGCGCCGATTCGATGTCGGCGGATTATTACCAGGAGATCGCAAGGATCCTCGAGGCCGGCAAATTCCACATGGCTTTCTTCGACGATCGCCTGGCGATGCCGGACCGCTACGGCAACGACCACGCCCACACCGTGGAATACGGCATCCGTTGCGTGAAGATGGATCCGCTGATCGTGCTGACGACGATGGGCCTCGTCACCGAGAAGCTCGGCCTCGGCGCAACATGCTCGACCACTTACTACGAACCTTTCGACGTCGCCCGCCGTTTCGCAACGCTCGACCTGATGTCCGGTGGCCGCGCCGGCTGGAACGTCGTCACCTCGCTCAATGACGGCGAGGCGCTCAACATGGGGCGCGATTCCCATCCCGAACATGATTCCCGCTACGACAAGGCCGACGAGTTCATGGAGGTCGTGCTCGGCCATTGGGACACCTGGGAGGACGGTGCGCTCATCATGGACAAGAAGAGCGGCCGCTTTGCCGATCCGGCCAAGGTGAAGCGGCTCGATCACAAGGGCGCGGCCTTCAAGTCCCGCGGACCTTTCACCGTGCCACGCTCGGATCAGGGTAACCCCGTCATCATCCAGGCCGGCGCATCGGGCCGCGGCCAGCGCTTTGCCGGGCGATGGGGCGAGGTGATCTTCACCGCCGCACGCAACCTCGCGGGCGCCAGGGAAGGCTACGCGGCCGTGCGCAACGAGGCCGCAAAAGCCGGTCGCGATCCCGACCAGATGTTCCTCTGCAATCTGACGACGCCGGTCTGCGCCGCCACCAAGGCCGAAGCCGAAGACAAGATGGCGCTGATCAACAAGCTGCCGCTCGAGATCGACGCTCTGTCGCTGCTCGCCGAAGCGCTCAATTACGACTTCGCCTCCAAGGATCTCGACGAGCCGCTGACGACGGACGAACTGAAGAGCATGCAGGGCATTCTGGGCATCCGCGACGGCGTGCTGAAGAACTCGGGCAAGAGCAATCCGAGCGCACGCGACTTCGTCACCTTCTCCGGCCGTGGTCAGGTTCATGACGCCATGGTCGGCGGCCCCAGGGAGATCGCGGACAGGCTGGAGGAGATGTTCGTCGAGCGCGGCTGCGACGGTTTCGTCATCGCCGCGACTTACGTGCCCGGCTCGTATGCGGACTTCGTGCAGCACGTCGTGCCGGAATTGCAGCGGCGCGGCCTGTTCCAGAAGGAGTATCGCGGCAAGACGCTGCGGGAAAATCTCGGTCTGAAGCGGCCGGCCGCAGGCGCCTGGAAGGTGCAACCGCGCGATGCCGCGGAATAA
- a CDS encoding fumarylacetoacetate hydrolase family protein, translating into MRWLKFTASDKTSWSIVEGDRVIAVDGDPFGEWQRSSRTHALGDVKIELPLIPRTFYCVGLNYLKHLKEAADKAGTVPAVPDRPEIGYRAQNALIAHDEDVVIPSFATDKIHYEGELVVVIGKKVKHLTKQNAMDCVFGYTIGNDVSERSWQKADRSLWRSKNADTFKPMGPWIETEADLARMQTVVRVNGKETNRFQTNDMIFGVVPFLVELTKYFTLWPGDVIWMGTDGASPDIKHGDVVEIDITGVGTLRNRFVRKQR; encoded by the coding sequence ATGCGCTGGCTGAAATTCACCGCCTCGGACAAGACATCCTGGAGCATCGTCGAAGGCGACCGGGTGATTGCGGTCGACGGCGATCCCTTTGGCGAATGGCAGCGCTCCTCGCGCACCCATGCACTTGGCGACGTCAAGATCGAGCTGCCGCTGATCCCGCGCACCTTCTATTGCGTCGGTTTGAACTACCTCAAGCACCTGAAGGAGGCCGCCGACAAAGCGGGTACCGTGCCGGCCGTGCCTGATCGGCCCGAGATCGGCTACCGCGCCCAGAACGCGCTGATCGCGCATGACGAGGACGTCGTGATCCCGTCCTTTGCGACCGACAAGATCCACTATGAGGGCGAGCTCGTCGTCGTCATCGGCAAGAAGGTGAAGCATCTCACCAAGCAGAACGCGATGGACTGCGTGTTCGGCTACACCATCGGCAACGACGTCAGCGAGCGCAGCTGGCAGAAGGCCGACCGCAGCCTGTGGCGCTCGAAGAACGCCGACACCTTCAAGCCGATGGGCCCGTGGATCGAGACCGAGGCCGACCTCGCCAGGATGCAGACCGTCGTCCGGGTCAACGGCAAGGAGACCAACCGCTTCCAGACCAACGACATGATCTTTGGCGTGGTCCCGTTTCTGGTCGAGCTGACCAAGTATTTCACGCTGTGGCCGGGCGACGTGATCTGGATGGGCACCGATGGCGCATCGCCTGATATCAAGCACGGCGATGTCGTGGAGATCGACATCACCGGCGTGGGGACGCTGCGGAACAGGTTCGTGCGGAAGCAGCGGTAG
- a CDS encoding Lrp/AsnC family transcriptional regulator — protein MIEEQDTRILAHLQKDGRATNQQLADEVGMSTSACWRRVRALEESGVIKGYAALIAREQAGFAMSAILHVSLERHDTKFVDEFVSRVTKRREVLECFATTGDADYHLRVVVQDMAAYNRFLDEFMFRIPGIRHVRSNVVLKEIKTSVALPF, from the coding sequence ATGATTGAAGAGCAGGACACGCGGATTCTCGCCCATCTCCAGAAAGACGGCCGCGCCACCAACCAGCAGCTGGCCGACGAGGTCGGCATGTCCACCTCGGCCTGCTGGCGCCGGGTGCGCGCGCTGGAGGAGAGCGGTGTGATCAAGGGCTATGCGGCGCTGATTGCGCGCGAGCAGGCCGGCTTTGCCATGTCCGCGATTCTCCATGTCTCGCTGGAGCGGCACGACACCAAATTCGTCGACGAGTTTGTTTCGCGGGTCACGAAGCGCCGGGAGGTGCTGGAGTGCTTCGCGACCACGGGGGACGCCGACTATCATTTGCGCGTCGTCGTGCAGGACATGGCGGCCTACAACCGCTTCCTCGACGAATTCATGTTCCGCATTCCCGGCATCCGCCATGTCCGCAGCAATGTGGTGCTGAAGGAGATCAAGACCAGCGTGGCGCTGCCGTTTTGA
- a CDS encoding indolepyruvate ferredoxin oxidoreductase family protein produces the protein MDAIPSLDAYELSDRYDRDEDRVFLTGTQAIVRIALDQRRRDRAVGLNTAGFISGYRGSPLGGVDLELWRIQERLKQDRIEFLPAVNEDLAATAVLGSQQVETQVDREVDGVFGLWYGKGPGVDRSGDALKHGNAYGSSPHGGVLVVAGDDHGCVSSSMPHQSDVAFMSWFMPTLHPADVGEYLAFGEYGYALSRFSGMWVGFKAISEIVESGASVELRPPRIFRTPDFTPPPGGLHYRWPDLPGPQIEERLEAKKHAVYAFAKANPIDRRIYDIPNAGYGIVTTGKAHHDLMEALRLMGLDEAACRRIGIDVYKVGMVWPLALHDAMDFVKGKREILVVEEKRGIIESQFKEYFYDYPGSKPERMVGKHDETGARLISWIGELSPRALAGVLARRLDPMFPGLNLAARAAALLPEAARTINVPGATRTPYFCSGCPHNTSTKVPEGSKALAGIGCHFMASWMDRETSSLIQMGGEGVNWAASSRFTGHKHIFQNLGEGTYYHSGSMAIRQAIAAKANITYKILFNDAVAMTGGQPVDGPVSVHAIAHSVRAEGVMRIALVSDDPAQFSPADLPDGVSIHPREEMDAVQRELRDVSGVSVLIYQQTCATEKRRRRKRGQMADPKRFAYINDLVCEGCGDCSVESNCLSVEPKETPFGRKRQINLSSCNKDFSCLNGFCPSFVTVEGATRRKKSASQIDAVGRAATLVLPPPASLDQPYDLLVTGVGGTGVITVGALIGMAAHLERRGVSVLDFTGFAQKFGPVLSYIRLAASPEALHQARIDQGAADALIGCDLVVSSSPKASGTYRRGTRAAVNTAEMPTGDVVRFRDADLASPARLRAIRQVIGNDNLDTINANALAERLLGDAVHANIIMLGFAWQRGLVPVSLQALLRAIELNGVAVERNKQAFAWGRIAAADPDVLPKTDEAPEAKTLDQFIARRADFLGDYQDGAYAARYRAMIEKIRSAEAPLKSEALTEAVARSLFKLMAYKDEYEVARLHMQSGFLDELKREFEDGFSVKYHLAPPFLPSKRDARGRPRKRALGQWIQMPLAMLARLKGLRGTPFDPFGYTAERRAERELISWYEGLIERMLGQLDAARLPDLIAIAKAPMEIRGYGPVKDSAIAKVRPEVERRLANLTTLVTQKMHAHG, from the coding sequence ATGGACGCCATTCCGTCACTCGATGCCTACGAGCTCTCGGACCGCTATGATCGTGACGAGGACCGCGTCTTCCTCACGGGCACGCAGGCGATCGTCCGCATCGCGCTCGACCAAAGGCGACGCGACCGTGCCGTGGGGCTGAATACCGCGGGCTTCATCTCGGGCTATCGCGGCTCGCCGCTCGGCGGCGTCGATCTCGAGCTCTGGCGCATCCAGGAGCGGCTCAAGCAAGACCGCATCGAGTTCCTGCCGGCCGTGAACGAGGACCTTGCCGCAACCGCTGTGCTCGGCTCGCAGCAGGTGGAGACGCAAGTCGACCGCGAGGTCGATGGCGTGTTCGGCCTCTGGTACGGCAAGGGCCCCGGCGTCGATCGCTCCGGCGATGCGCTCAAGCACGGCAACGCCTACGGCTCCTCGCCGCATGGCGGCGTGCTGGTGGTCGCCGGCGACGACCATGGCTGCGTGTCCTCTTCGATGCCGCATCAGTCAGACGTCGCCTTCATGAGCTGGTTCATGCCGACGCTACATCCGGCCGACGTCGGCGAATATCTCGCATTCGGCGAATATGGCTACGCGCTGAGCCGCTTCTCCGGCATGTGGGTCGGCTTCAAGGCGATCTCGGAGATCGTGGAATCAGGCGCGTCCGTCGAACTGCGCCCGCCGCGAATCTTCCGCACGCCCGACTTCACACCACCGCCGGGTGGACTGCACTATCGCTGGCCCGACCTGCCGGGTCCGCAGATCGAGGAGCGGCTGGAGGCGAAGAAGCACGCGGTCTACGCCTTCGCGAAGGCCAATCCGATCGACCGCCGCATCTACGACATTCCCAACGCCGGCTACGGCATCGTCACCACCGGCAAGGCACATCACGATCTGATGGAAGCGCTGCGGCTGATGGGCCTCGACGAGGCCGCCTGCCGCCGCATCGGCATCGACGTCTACAAGGTCGGCATGGTCTGGCCACTGGCGCTGCACGACGCCATGGACTTCGTGAAGGGCAAGCGCGAGATTCTCGTCGTCGAGGAAAAGCGCGGCATCATCGAGAGCCAGTTCAAGGAATATTTCTACGATTATCCCGGCAGCAAGCCCGAGCGCATGGTCGGCAAGCACGACGAAACCGGCGCCCGGCTGATCTCATGGATCGGCGAGTTGTCCCCGCGCGCGCTGGCTGGCGTGCTTGCGCGCCGGCTCGATCCGATGTTTCCGGGGCTCAATCTCGCCGCGCGGGCCGCCGCGCTGCTGCCGGAGGCGGCGCGCACGATCAACGTCCCGGGCGCGACGCGCACGCCCTATTTCTGCTCGGGATGTCCGCACAACACATCGACGAAGGTGCCGGAGGGCTCGAAGGCACTGGCCGGCATCGGCTGTCACTTCATGGCGAGCTGGATGGACCGCGAGACCTCCTCGCTGATCCAGATGGGCGGCGAAGGCGTGAACTGGGCCGCTTCGTCCAGATTCACCGGCCACAAGCACATCTTCCAGAATCTCGGCGAAGGCACCTATTATCATTCGGGCTCGATGGCCATCCGCCAGGCCATCGCGGCCAAGGCCAACATCACCTACAAGATCCTGTTCAACGACGCCGTCGCCATGACCGGCGGCCAGCCGGTCGACGGCCCCGTCAGCGTGCACGCCATCGCACATAGCGTCCGCGCCGAAGGCGTGATGCGCATCGCGCTGGTGTCGGACGATCCCGCGCAATTTTCGCCGGCGGACCTGCCTGATGGTGTCAGCATCCATCCGCGCGAGGAGATGGATGCCGTGCAGCGCGAACTGCGTGACGTCTCCGGCGTGTCGGTGCTGATCTATCAGCAAACCTGTGCCACCGAGAAGCGGCGCCGGCGCAAGCGCGGCCAGATGGCTGATCCAAAACGCTTTGCCTATATCAACGACCTCGTCTGCGAAGGATGCGGCGACTGCTCGGTCGAATCCAACTGCCTCAGCGTCGAACCGAAGGAGACGCCGTTCGGCCGCAAGCGCCAGATCAATCTGTCGTCCTGCAACAAGGACTTCTCCTGCCTCAATGGCTTTTGTCCGAGTTTTGTCACCGTCGAGGGCGCCACGCGCCGGAAGAAGAGCGCGAGCCAGATCGACGCGGTCGGCCGCGCCGCCACGCTTGTCCTGCCGCCCCCCGCATCGCTCGACCAGCCCTACGACCTGCTCGTGACCGGCGTCGGCGGCACCGGCGTGATCACGGTCGGTGCGCTGATCGGCATGGCCGCGCATCTCGAACGACGCGGCGTCTCGGTGCTGGACTTCACCGGCTTTGCGCAAAAATTCGGACCGGTACTGAGCTACATTCGCCTCGCGGCGTCTCCCGAGGCGCTGCACCAGGCCCGCATCGACCAGGGCGCCGCCGATGCGCTGATCGGCTGCGACCTCGTCGTCAGTTCCTCGCCCAAGGCGTCCGGCACCTATCGCCGTGGCACGCGTGCCGCCGTGAACACCGCGGAGATGCCGACCGGCGACGTCGTCCGCTTCCGCGACGCCGATCTCGCCTCGCCCGCCCGCCTGCGCGCCATCCGGCAGGTCATCGGCAACGACAATCTCGACACGATCAACGCCAACGCGCTGGCCGAACGGCTGCTGGGCGATGCCGTTCATGCCAACATCATCATGTTGGGCTTCGCCTGGCAGCGCGGACTGGTGCCGGTCTCACTGCAGGCGCTGCTGCGCGCGATCGAGCTGAACGGCGTCGCGGTCGAGCGCAACAAGCAGGCCTTTGCCTGGGGCCGGATTGCCGCCGCCGATCCCGACGTTCTGCCGAAGACGGACGAAGCGCCAGAGGCCAAGACACTCGACCAGTTCATCGCCCGCCGCGCCGATTTCCTCGGGGATTATCAGGACGGGGCTTATGCAGCGCGATATCGGGCGATGATCGAGAAGATTCGGAGCGCTGAAGCTCCGCTGAAGAGCGAGGCACTGACCGAGGCGGTTGCACGCTCTCTATTCAAGCTGATGGCCTACAAGGACGAATACGAGGTGGCGCGACTGCACATGCAGAGCGGCTTCCTCGACGAGTTGAAGCGCGAATTCGAGGACGGCTTCAGCGTGAAGTATCATCTCGCCCCGCCATTCCTGCCGTCCAAACGCGACGCCCGCGGCCGCCCCCGCAAGCGCGCCCTCGGCCAGTGGATCCAGATGCCGCTCGCGATGCTGGCGCGCTTGAAGGGATTGCGTGGGACGCCGTTCGATCCGTTCGGCTACACGGCCGAGCGTCGCGCGGAGCGGGAGCTGATCAGCTGGTATGAAGGCCTGATCGAACGAATGCTCGGTCAGCTCGACGCAGCGCGTCTGCCCGACCTCATTGCCATCGCAAAAGCGCCGATGGAGATCCGTGGCTATGGACCCGTGAAGGACAGCGCGATCGCCAAGGTGAGGCCCGAGGTCGAACGGCGACTTGCGAATTTGACGACGCTGGTGACACAAAAGATGCACGCCCACGGTTGA